A genome region from Populus alba chromosome 5, ASM523922v2, whole genome shotgun sequence includes the following:
- the LOC118029247 gene encoding protein disulfide-isomerase produces MMVSKVSLWSCLFVFSLVVALSTGEDESKEYVLTLDHSNFTETVTKHDFVVVEFYAPWCGHCQNLAPEYEKAASILSSNDPQIVLAKVNADEKVNQEISEKYEVQGFPTIKILRKGGTSVNEYKGPRDADGIAEYLKKQTGPASAELKSADDATSFIGDNKVVIVGVFPKFSGEEFESFLAVTDKLRSDYEFAHTLDAKHLPRGESSVSGPLVRLFKPFDELFVDSKDFNVDALEKFIEESSAPVVTVFDDEPSNHPYIVKYFDSLLDKAMLFLNFSGHSADSIKTNYQEVAEQHKGDGLIFLLGDLEASQSALQYFGLKEYQAPLLVIQTTDGKKYLKSNLESDHIAPWVKEYKEGKVPPFIKSEPIPEANEEPVKVVVADSLDDLVTKSGKNVLLEFYAPWCGHCQKLAPILEEIAVSYQRDADVLIAKLDATANDIPGDTYDVKGFPTVYFRSASGKMVQYEGDKTKQDIIDFIEKNRDEVAQQEPAKDEL; encoded by the exons ATGATGGTCTCTAAGGTTTCGCTTTGGTCTTGTCTATTCGTCTTCTCTCTCGTTGTAGCGCTTTCTACTGGAGAGGATGAATCTAAGGAGTACGTGTTGACGCTAGACCACTCCAATTTCACTGAGACCGTCACCAAGCACGATTTCGTCGTCGTTGAGTTCTACGCTCCTTG GTGTGGCCACTGTCAGAATCTAGCACCAGag TATGAGAAAGCAGCTTCTATATTGAGCAGTAACGATCCTCAAATTGTTCTTGCCAAAGTTAATGCCGATGAGAAGGTTAACCAAGAGATCTCTGAGAAATATGAGGTTCAGGGATTCCccacaattaaaattttgagaaAGGGAGGGACATCTGTTAACGAATACAAAGGCCCTCGTGATGCAGATGGCATTGCTGAGTATCTGAAGAAACAAACCGGTCCTGCTTCTGCTGAATTGAAATCAGCTGATGATGCTACTAGTTTCATTGGTGACAACAAAGTAGTAATT GTTGGGGTGTTCCCAAAGTTTTCTGGAGAGGAGTTTGAGAGCTTTCTCGCTGTCACAGATAAATTGCGTTCTGACTATGAATTTGCCCACACTTTGGATGCTAAGCACCTTCCACGCGGGGAATCATCGGTGTCTGGACCCCTAGTTAGATTGTTCAAGCCATTCGATGAACTCTTTGTTGATTCTAAG GACTTTAATGTGGATGCTCTTGAGAAGTTTATTGAAGAGTCTAGTGCACCCGTTGTGACTGTCTTCGATGATGAACCAAGCAATCACCCTTATATTGTCAAATATTTTGACAGCCTCCTTGATAAG GCGATGTTATTTTTGAACTTCAGCGGTCACAGTGCTGATTCCATTAAAACTAACTATCAAGAAGTTGCTGAGCAACACAAAGGGGATGGGTTAATCTTTTTGTTGGGAGACCTTGAGGCTAGTCAAAGTGCCCTACAG TACTTTGGACTCAAAGAGTACCAAGCACCTCTTCTCGTCATACAGACCACAGATGGAAAGAAATACTTGAAGTCAAACTTGGAGTCTGATCATATTGCTCCTTGGGTGAAGGAGTACAAG GAAGGCAAAGTACCGCCATTTATTAAATCTGAACCTATCCCCGAAGCTAATGAAGAGCCAGTGAAAGTTGTTGTCGCTGACAGCCTTGATGACTTGGTTACCAAATCTGGAAAAAATG TCCTTTTGGAGTTTTATGCCCCTTGGTGCGGTCACTGCCAAAAATTGGCTCCAATCTTGGAGGAAATTGCCGTCTCATATCAACGTGATGCTGATGTTCTTATTGCGAAGCTT GACGCCACTGCAAATGATATCCCAGGCGATACCTACGACGTCAAAGGATTCCCCACAGTCTACTTCAGGTCAGCTAGTGGAAAGATGGTGCAGTATGAAGGAGATAAGACCAAACAAGACATCATTGATTTCATTGAGAAGAACAGGGATGAAGTTGCCCAACAAGAGCCAGCAAAAGATGAGCTTTGA